One genomic segment of Desulfocapsa sulfexigens DSM 10523 includes these proteins:
- a CDS encoding Lon protease family protein, with protein MKIRAITPQEAYHQCNIDDFSFETTTEVEELTRYIGQDRALEAMEFGISMRHRGFNLFVIGPEGSGRHSVVQTFINRKASDEPCPDDWCYVFNFEQPHKPLALKLPPKQGPVFKQEMHILIDTLKTTLPTIFEGDDYRVKKRAINEHLRQEVDEIYEAIIKEGKKESIAVIRNEQGIVFTPLDNKGNPMDLEAFHKLPAEEQNTFEEKIEKLHTLLQNSIHKIGTLNRDAKEQKRQLKKETASRCVGHHLSTLKAKYYADKGAIFHYLQCVEKQLIENSDDFLDRPDPRQEEFLPFIHTPPSFAQYEVNVLITHERNGAPVVYEDLPTYQNLHGRIEHQAQMGMLTTNFSLIMPGALHRANGGYIIIDAGRLLSQPFAYEGLKRTLRSGQIRMEPVERLFGLMSTVSLEPEPIPLDTKVILIGEPMLYYLLCDYDPEFSTLFKVQADFEYDMERTTVSQQRYAALIAGLARENKLLPLHKTAVARVIEEAARHANDCQKLSLHIRKIADLIKEADYIASSSGKESIESQDIEMAVTASRRRGGRIRNRMLESIEDGIRHIATSGEEEGQVNGLSVVEIGGDAFGFPSRITAVTRMGKGDIVDIEREADLGGPIHSKGVMILSSFLSSRYVPDLPLGLQASLVFEQSYGKVDGDSASCAELCALLSSLAGVAVKQSLALTGSVSQKGELQPVGGLNEKIEGFFDVCAARGLTGDEGVIIPEKNLRHLMLKKEVVNAIAEKKFFIYLAANVDEALSLLTGQDAGERDNEGFYPEDSINGRVEATLTNFAMALQEFDQGKENNGKETKSVIITK; from the coding sequence ATGAAGATACGTGCTATCACTCCACAAGAGGCCTATCATCAGTGTAACATTGATGATTTTTCCTTTGAAACGACCACCGAAGTTGAAGAACTCACCCGTTATATCGGTCAGGATCGAGCCCTTGAGGCGATGGAATTCGGCATCTCAATGCGTCACCGTGGTTTTAATCTTTTTGTTATCGGGCCAGAGGGCTCTGGTCGCCACAGTGTTGTTCAAACATTTATCAATCGGAAGGCCTCCGATGAACCATGTCCGGATGACTGGTGTTACGTCTTTAATTTTGAACAGCCCCATAAACCGCTGGCCTTAAAATTACCCCCCAAACAAGGCCCCGTATTCAAACAGGAGATGCATATCCTGATTGATACCCTGAAAACCACCCTTCCCACCATTTTTGAAGGGGATGATTACCGCGTTAAAAAAAGAGCAATCAATGAACACCTGAGGCAGGAAGTTGATGAAATTTATGAGGCCATCATCAAAGAGGGTAAAAAAGAATCCATTGCTGTAATCAGGAATGAACAGGGCATAGTATTCACCCCTCTGGACAACAAGGGGAACCCCATGGATCTCGAAGCATTTCATAAGCTTCCCGCTGAGGAGCAAAACACTTTCGAAGAGAAGATTGAAAAGCTGCATACCTTACTGCAAAATAGTATTCATAAAATTGGTACCCTCAACCGTGATGCAAAGGAACAAAAGCGTCAATTAAAAAAAGAAACCGCCAGCCGCTGTGTCGGTCACCATCTCTCCACCCTGAAGGCTAAATATTACGCAGATAAGGGAGCAATTTTTCACTATTTACAATGTGTCGAAAAACAACTCATCGAAAATTCAGATGATTTTCTTGATCGTCCAGACCCCAGACAGGAAGAGTTTCTTCCATTTATTCATACTCCTCCCTCCTTTGCTCAATACGAAGTCAACGTTCTGATAACCCATGAGAGAAATGGCGCTCCAGTGGTGTATGAAGATCTTCCCACTTACCAGAACCTCCATGGCCGTATAGAACACCAGGCACAGATGGGAATGCTTACAACAAACTTTTCACTTATCATGCCCGGTGCGCTGCATCGGGCCAACGGTGGTTACATCATCATTGATGCCGGGAGACTTCTGTCGCAACCGTTTGCCTATGAAGGGCTCAAACGGACTCTTCGCTCAGGACAGATCCGCATGGAACCCGTTGAGCGCCTCTTTGGCCTGATGAGCACGGTTAGCCTTGAGCCCGAGCCCATTCCACTTGACACGAAGGTTATACTCATCGGCGAACCGATGCTCTACTACCTCCTCTGTGACTATGACCCTGAATTTTCGACGCTTTTTAAAGTGCAGGCGGATTTCGAATATGACATGGAGCGTACCACAGTCAGTCAGCAGCGCTATGCAGCACTCATTGCCGGACTTGCCCGTGAAAACAAACTCCTGCCACTGCATAAAACGGCAGTTGCACGCGTGATTGAGGAAGCTGCCAGGCACGCCAATGACTGTCAAAAACTCTCCCTCCATATTAGAAAAATTGCCGATCTGATTAAGGAGGCGGATTATATTGCCAGCAGTAGTGGAAAGGAAAGTATTGAATCACAGGATATTGAAATGGCTGTCACTGCCTCCAGACGACGTGGAGGACGTATCCGCAATCGAATGCTGGAATCCATAGAGGACGGTATCCGTCATATCGCTACAAGTGGCGAAGAAGAGGGGCAGGTAAATGGTCTCTCCGTGGTAGAAATTGGTGGTGATGCCTTTGGTTTTCCCAGTCGCATTACCGCCGTCACTCGAATGGGAAAAGGTGACATTGTCGACATCGAGCGTGAGGCTGATCTGGGTGGCCCTATCCACTCCAAGGGCGTAATGATATTAAGTTCATTCTTAAGTTCCCGTTATGTTCCCGACCTCCCGCTCGGTCTCCAGGCAAGTTTGGTATTTGAGCAGTCCTATGGCAAAGTAGATGGGGACAGCGCATCCTGTGCAGAGCTCTGCGCTCTGCTCTCTTCACTTGCTGGTGTGGCAGTCAAACAATCTCTTGCCCTTACCGGTTCTGTCAGCCAAAAGGGAGAGCTTCAGCCCGTGGGTGGCCTGAACGAAAAAATCGAAGGATTTTTCGATGTGTGTGCGGCAAGAGGATTGACCGGTGACGAGGGCGTTATTATTCCAGAAAAAAATCTCCGCCATCTGATGCTGAAAAAGGAAGTAGTCAACGCTATTGCCGAGAAAAAGTTTTTCATTTATTTGGCTGCGAATGTGGACGAAGCTCTGTCACTGCTTACAGGACAGGACGCAGGAGAACGTGACAATGAAGGTTTCTATCCGGAGGACTCCATCAACGGCCGAGTTGAAGCTACCCTTACCAACTTTGCCATGGCTCTGCAGGAGTTTGACCAGGGCAAAGAGAACAATGGAAAGGAGACGAAATCTGTAATTATAACAAAATAA
- a CDS encoding BCAM0308 family protein, whose amino-acid sequence MDKGQYGRRDRLMQEKRHDTYSDGRKWPEPTVCSQCDSVYIEGRWTWYEPPARANMVVCPACQRISDNYPAGIVELKGSFLKKHEEEIFQLIRNVEQQEKGEHPLERIMDISEEDELTLITTTGIHIARRIGEAISRAYQGEFSFAYGDGEKTIRVLWSR is encoded by the coding sequence ATGGATAAAGGCCAATACGGACGACGTGACAGGTTAATGCAGGAAAAACGACATGATACCTATAGCGATGGCAGGAAATGGCCGGAACCAACTGTGTGTTCACAGTGTGATTCTGTCTATATTGAGGGGCGCTGGACCTGGTATGAGCCGCCTGCCAGGGCAAACATGGTGGTTTGTCCCGCCTGCCAACGCATCAGTGATAATTATCCGGCAGGTATTGTTGAGCTTAAAGGATCCTTTCTTAAAAAACATGAAGAAGAGATATTCCAGCTTATCCGTAATGTGGAGCAACAGGAAAAAGGTGAGCACCCATTGGAAAGAATCATGGATATAAGTGAGGAAGATGAATTAACTCTTATAACAACCACTGGTATACATATTGCCCGTCGGATCGGAGAGGCAATATCCCGAGCCTACCAGGGTGAATTTTCATTTGCCTATGGTGATGGTGAGAAAACGATTCGTGTTCTGTGGAGTAGGTAA
- a CDS encoding B12-binding domain-containing radical SAM protein: MKLALLAPPHTPPTCPPLGPALLSAYLQQKLPDTEISVFDLNLDYYLNAFDAIRERRLGLRIYKWDEKTTARQLDRAVSFFKNWNPADSDLKEYHHWATIFLSFENIFNAFMAEMAEKILSSQTVPQRMVIFFENLIQPVLIAKPDLIGFSILYQHQIVFAALLAKLIKKQSNAKIVVGGAAISVMGTPEKLLHSPISSKKTNSPDIFLKDFFDYLLPGEGESGLHSLCQTYSSADLADVPNLIFFNSNTLQINPPAIHVLETLPHPDFSHFKLDDYLTPEPVLPLMTSRGCPWGKCTFCTHHHSYLNYRTRKIRDCVEEVKLIQKQYDCNVFYFYDEMIPATRFKQLAEQIIEQGITIHYGAYAKPLKSFTPDLCHLIQRSGCRVLQWGVETASQRVLNLMKKGTKIHEVKNVLSNSAQAGIYNLVFVLFGFPTETTEELQQTLTFLECNRDNIHVLSSGTFVLTEGSQVHREPENFSITKIWERNKSSILYPILDYTVSQGMTSQEVQEHFSNNRTFLNTVSLSSRFGAYREHLLLFATTKD; this comes from the coding sequence ATGAAACTGGCCCTGCTCGCCCCACCCCACACGCCTCCAACCTGCCCACCTCTGGGACCGGCACTTCTTTCTGCCTATTTGCAACAAAAACTTCCAGACACTGAGATATCAGTCTTTGACCTTAACCTTGATTATTACCTGAATGCGTTTGACGCCATTCGGGAGAGGCGTCTTGGACTCAGAATCTACAAGTGGGATGAAAAGACAACCGCACGTCAACTTGATCGGGCAGTTTCCTTCTTTAAGAATTGGAACCCGGCAGATTCAGATCTGAAAGAGTACCATCATTGGGCTACGATTTTTTTAAGTTTTGAAAACATTTTCAACGCTTTTATGGCTGAAATGGCAGAAAAGATCTTGAGCAGCCAAACCGTTCCTCAAAGAATGGTAATCTTTTTTGAAAACCTTATTCAGCCAGTACTTATAGCGAAACCTGATTTGATCGGCTTTTCAATTCTCTACCAGCACCAGATCGTCTTTGCAGCTTTACTTGCCAAGCTGATTAAAAAGCAAAGTAACGCAAAAATTGTTGTTGGCGGGGCGGCAATCAGCGTCATGGGCACACCTGAAAAACTCCTTCATTCCCCCATTAGCAGTAAGAAAACAAATTCTCCCGATATCTTTCTGAAAGATTTTTTTGATTATCTATTGCCAGGCGAAGGAGAAAGTGGTCTCCATTCACTCTGTCAGACATACAGTTCTGCTGATCTTGCCGACGTGCCAAATCTAATCTTTTTTAACTCCAACACTCTGCAGATTAATCCACCAGCTATACACGTACTGGAAACGCTTCCCCACCCTGATTTCTCTCACTTCAAACTGGATGATTACCTGACCCCGGAACCAGTACTGCCTCTTATGACTTCACGCGGTTGTCCCTGGGGAAAATGCACCTTCTGCACCCATCATCACAGCTATCTTAACTACCGCACTCGGAAAATCAGGGACTGTGTTGAGGAAGTAAAGCTTATCCAAAAACAATATGACTGCAATGTCTTTTATTTCTATGATGAGATGATCCCGGCTACACGCTTCAAACAACTTGCAGAACAGATAATTGAACAGGGCATTACTATTCATTATGGTGCCTATGCAAAACCGCTCAAATCATTCACCCCTGACCTCTGCCACCTCATACAACGATCGGGTTGCCGGGTACTTCAATGGGGGGTGGAAACTGCCAGTCAAAGGGTTCTTAATTTGATGAAGAAGGGAACTAAAATTCATGAGGTTAAAAATGTCCTCAGCAATTCCGCTCAGGCAGGGATATACAACCTGGTGTTTGTTCTTTTCGGCTTTCCAACGGAAACAACCGAAGAACTACAGCAAACCCTGACATTTCTTGAGTGTAACAGGGACAATATCCACGTTTTAAGTAGCGGAACATTTGTTCTGACCGAAGGATCGCAGGTTCACCGGGAACCAGAAAACTTTTCCATAACGAAAATATGGGAACGTAACAAATCATCCATACTCTATCCGATACTGGATTATACGGTCAGCCAGGGAATGACATCACAAGAGGTCCAGGAGCATTTTTCTAATAACAGGACATTTTTAAACACTGTTTCTCTTTCAAGCCGCTTTGGAGCCTACCGAGAACACCTTCTTCTTTTTGCCACAACAAAGGATTAA
- a CDS encoding CDP-alcohol phosphatidyltransferase family protein, with product MKKKGFVRYVPNSLSTGRIFLACLFPFSPEQWWIWLILGSGLSDILDGWVARHWQVQSWQGGLLDAIADKLFVLCVLSSFVAAGKFSSWWLLVLLARDMLVVCTAVYALTIQSWESFKKMDARLSGKAATFGQFFFFIAVLLFPGGIYPALVFAALLSSIAACDYGWLFLKEFRSRAEKRRSDR from the coding sequence ATGAAGAAAAAAGGTTTCGTTCGCTATGTACCCAATAGTCTGTCGACCGGCCGAATATTTCTCGCCTGCCTGTTCCCCTTTTCTCCAGAACAATGGTGGATATGGCTGATTCTTGGAAGTGGTTTGAGTGATATTCTTGACGGTTGGGTGGCAAGGCATTGGCAGGTACAGAGTTGGCAAGGTGGTTTGCTCGATGCGATTGCCGATAAACTTTTTGTTCTCTGTGTTCTGAGCAGTTTTGTTGCTGCGGGGAAATTTTCCTCCTGGTGGCTTTTGGTTCTGCTGGCACGTGATATGCTGGTTGTCTGTACGGCTGTCTATGCATTGACCATACAATCATGGGAGTCATTCAAAAAAATGGATGCAAGGTTATCCGGCAAGGCAGCAACATTTGGCCAGTTTTTCTTTTTTATTGCCGTCCTTCTGTTTCCCGGCGGAATTTACCCTGCTCTTGTATTTGCAGCCCTGTTGAGCAGCATAGCGGCCTGTGATTACGGGTGGTTGTTTTTAAAAGAGTTCCGATCCCGGGCAGAGAAAAGAAGATCAGATCGCTAG
- a CDS encoding 16S rRNA (uracil(1498)-N(3))-methyltransferase: protein MNIILFEKEELTPDNHVIFNDHRAKHIVKILQSEVGDSVRVGEVNGAMGTGNVLTIHRKYPFIVELAVTLSDSPASQPAIDLLLALPRPIMLKRILTQVTALGVGTIYLINANRVEKSFWDAGILKEEEYRPHLIHGLEQAVDTRLPDVRMCRHFRPFVEDYLPKICGNYSSLVLAHPNSDKSLSHCLVEDYGKVLYAVGPEGGWVDFEVEKFLNRGLQSFSIGRRILKVDTAVVAIHGRISQLMESKMSF from the coding sequence ATGAATATAATTTTATTTGAAAAAGAAGAGCTTACACCCGATAATCATGTCATTTTTAATGATCATCGGGCAAAGCATATTGTAAAGATTTTGCAGAGTGAAGTGGGGGACTCTGTACGTGTGGGCGAAGTTAACGGAGCGATGGGGACAGGAAATGTGCTGACAATACACCGTAAATATCCCTTTATTGTCGAACTCGCAGTGACTCTGTCCGATAGTCCGGCTTCCCAACCCGCCATTGATCTACTCCTTGCTCTGCCACGCCCCATTATGTTGAAAAGAATCCTGACTCAGGTGACAGCATTAGGTGTTGGGACGATTTATCTGATTAACGCCAACCGGGTGGAAAAGAGTTTTTGGGATGCTGGAATACTGAAAGAAGAGGAATATCGCCCCCACTTGATTCATGGTCTCGAGCAGGCTGTGGATACCCGCTTACCTGACGTTCGGATGTGTCGGCATTTTCGCCCCTTTGTAGAAGATTATCTTCCGAAAATCTGTGGTAACTACAGTTCTCTGGTGCTTGCACATCCCAATTCAGACAAAAGCCTTTCCCACTGTCTGGTAGAAGATTATGGGAAAGTTCTATATGCAGTGGGGCCCGAGGGGGGCTGGGTTGATTTTGAAGTTGAAAAATTCCTCAATAGGGGCCTGCAATCTTTTTCAATTGGCAGGAGGATTTTAAAAGTAGATACAGCGGTGGTTGCAATCCATGGCCGAATTAGTCAATTGATGGAAAGCAAAATGTCTTTCTAA
- a CDS encoding ABC transporter ATP-binding protein, whose product MSEFLVVEKISKRFQPDKEVTVRALDTINLVIREGEFVVISGPSGSGKTTLLNIIGGLDLPSDGKIFLDGIELTHLSETDLSRIRRDHIGFVFQAYNLLPVFTARENIEYVMKLQGMDNEKCASRSLAIAEKLGIETLLDKLPHQLSGGQQQRVAVARAVASTPKLVLADEPTANLDSKTAVSLIDMMEKLNRDEGVTIIFSSHDPMVIAKARRSVVLKDGKLVSNVCEE is encoded by the coding sequence ATGAGTGAATTTCTTGTTGTAGAAAAGATCAGTAAACGCTTTCAGCCGGATAAAGAGGTAACGGTCCGGGCCCTTGATACGATCAATCTTGTGATCAGGGAAGGTGAATTTGTTGTTATTTCAGGGCCTTCAGGAAGTGGTAAGACGACTCTTTTAAACATCATCGGTGGCCTTGATCTGCCCAGTGACGGGAAGATATTCCTTGATGGTATTGAATTAACGCATTTATCCGAAACGGATCTTTCAAGGATAAGACGTGATCATATCGGTTTTGTCTTTCAGGCCTACAATCTCCTGCCTGTTTTCACTGCCCGCGAAAATATCGAATATGTGATGAAACTTCAGGGTATGGATAATGAAAAATGTGCGTCGAGAAGCCTTGCCATAGCGGAAAAGCTTGGTATTGAAACATTGCTCGATAAGTTGCCCCATCAGTTAAGTGGCGGACAGCAGCAGCGTGTTGCCGTTGCCCGTGCTGTGGCTTCCACTCCCAAACTTGTGCTTGCCGATGAGCCGACGGCAAACCTTGATTCCAAAACAGCAGTATCACTTATCGATATGATGGAAAAACTCAACCGTGATGAAGGAGTAACTATTATTTTTTCCTCTCACGATCCAATGGTTATAGCCAAAGCCAGACGTTCCGTGGTGCTGAAAGATGGCAAACTTGTTTCAAATGTTTGTGAAGAATAG
- a CDS encoding ABC transporter permease — MYRMVLRMAWASLIRRTTRSMMVVLMICVSLWGLLLMQGIYDGMTEQMISNAIRSDSGHLSLFGHGYRLDPSLDKRIQGDGLNSTKLATLLDHDPGVASWVGRLNQEGLVATAHYSRNTIITGIDPKREEIHGNLQNYLIQGKYGFGQSGKGAIIGFKLAERLQVDIGSKIILSAQDLNSEVTSIALRVSGILKTNNMGLDESGVFIDINIARKFLGVAHGLTQVSIMMLDEKHIADMQDDLQGRLPNLDILRWDEMYPALMQSRVMMRGFSLVVSLMIFGVAGLGIFGVILVSVLERIREFGIMLAIGTEFSQIRTVVLTESLVLGVSGFMAGALCGGLSLWYFKIYGLDLTLFSDAFEEFGMDAVTYAIIRPEYFVTAFTAVIIATLISGYFPLRILRKRKPIEIINEV; from the coding sequence ATGTATAGAATGGTTCTGAGAATGGCATGGGCCTCGCTCATTCGCCGGACTACGCGGTCCATGATGGTGGTCTTGATGATATGTGTGAGCCTCTGGGGGCTTCTTCTCATGCAGGGTATTTATGACGGGATGACGGAACAGATGATTTCCAATGCTATTCGCAGTGATTCAGGGCATTTGTCACTCTTTGGCCATGGGTATCGACTCGATCCTTCACTGGACAAGCGGATTCAGGGTGATGGACTCAATTCCACTAAACTAGCAACCTTGCTGGATCATGATCCAGGAGTTGCCAGTTGGGTGGGAAGGTTGAACCAGGAGGGACTGGTTGCCACGGCACATTATTCACGAAACACAATTATTACCGGGATAGATCCGAAACGTGAGGAAATCCACGGTAATCTCCAGAACTATCTTATCCAGGGAAAGTATGGATTTGGACAAAGTGGAAAGGGAGCCATCATTGGTTTTAAGCTCGCCGAGAGGCTGCAGGTGGATATCGGCAGTAAGATCATTCTGTCAGCCCAGGATCTAAACTCTGAAGTGACCTCGATTGCCCTGCGTGTGAGTGGAATCCTCAAAACAAATAATATGGGGCTTGATGAGAGCGGAGTTTTTATAGACATCAACATTGCCAGGAAATTTCTGGGTGTGGCCCATGGTCTCACCCAGGTTTCTATTATGATGCTGGATGAAAAACATATTGCAGATATGCAGGACGATCTGCAGGGACGATTGCCAAACCTGGATATTTTACGATGGGATGAGATGTATCCGGCACTTATGCAGTCCCGTGTCATGATGAGAGGGTTCAGTCTGGTTGTGTCTCTGATGATTTTCGGTGTGGCAGGACTTGGTATATTCGGGGTGATACTGGTGTCAGTTCTTGAGCGAATAAGGGAGTTTGGAATAATGCTGGCCATAGGTACGGAGTTTAGCCAGATACGAACCGTAGTCCTGACTGAATCCCTGGTTTTAGGGGTGTCAGGCTTTATGGCCGGCGCACTTTGTGGAGGATTGAGCCTTTGGTACTTTAAAATATATGGACTTGATCTTACCCTTTTCAGTGATGCTTTTGAAGAGTTTGGTATGGATGCGGTAACTTATGCAATTATACGTCCAGAGTATTTTGTAACAGCCTTTACTGCCGTTATTATTGCAACACTGATCAGTGGATACTTTCCATTACGGATCCTTCGGAAAAGAAAGCCCATTGAAATTATAAATGAAGTCTGA
- a CDS encoding ABC transporter permease: MMLLNIAFRNVIAHRKRSIITMLLGAVSTALLVFSSAWMDGSHQQMIKNGVEIYSGYIQITGAKFRENPSFDHLLFDVETLQSHVEAVQGVQLFSPRFESFVLYSVGEKAVGGMLTGIDPEKERSISRLHASLTAGNYLTQNDTNKLYIGQELALRLNVGVGDEVVFIGNGADYSFAADRLVVKGIFQTGLYEFDASSAFLAKPYFDMIMASDNMATHGIVLPDNLEKSETLAAAIEEVVGVEYQTASWQETMAALLKSMKLDSVFGYITLAIIFTAIFFVIMIYTLLVVYARLREIGIMRAIGTTPGQILTILILESSILGFLSVCAGGLLGAVFAYYFYLHPMVFSGMEEQFKQYGLAASAIPTAFEPVTIVRDMLIMFILLLLSTLYPILKVNRYQPIEAIHHV; encoded by the coding sequence ATGATGCTTCTTAATATCGCATTTCGCAATGTTATTGCCCACAGGAAACGATCAATCATCACAATGTTACTCGGTGCTGTGAGCACAGCCCTGCTGGTGTTTTCTTCAGCATGGATGGATGGGTCTCATCAGCAGATGATTAAAAATGGTGTTGAAATTTATTCTGGATATATTCAGATAACAGGGGCCAAATTCAGAGAAAATCCAAGCTTTGATCACCTTCTCTTTGACGTGGAGACATTGCAATCGCATGTTGAAGCAGTTCAGGGCGTGCAACTCTTCAGTCCCCGTTTCGAATCCTTCGTTCTCTATTCTGTCGGAGAAAAAGCAGTTGGTGGTATGCTTACCGGGATAGATCCTGAAAAGGAGCGGAGTATTTCACGTCTCCATGCATCACTTACCGCTGGGAATTATCTGACTCAAAATGATACTAACAAGCTTTATATCGGGCAGGAACTGGCATTGCGTCTCAATGTGGGGGTTGGAGATGAGGTAGTTTTTATCGGCAATGGTGCAGACTATTCTTTTGCTGCTGACAGACTTGTGGTGAAAGGAATATTTCAAACGGGACTCTATGAATTTGATGCCAGCAGTGCATTTCTTGCAAAACCCTATTTTGACATGATCATGGCATCTGACAATATGGCTACCCATGGAATTGTACTTCCAGATAATCTGGAAAAATCGGAAACACTGGCAGCAGCCATAGAAGAAGTGGTCGGAGTGGAGTATCAGACTGCCAGCTGGCAGGAAACCATGGCAGCACTTCTGAAGTCAATGAAACTGGACTCTGTCTTTGGTTATATCACTCTGGCTATTATTTTCACCGCAATCTTTTTTGTTATAATGATCTATACCCTACTTGTGGTGTATGCACGCCTGAGGGAAATAGGTATTATGCGAGCAATTGGCACCACTCCTGGACAAATTTTAACTATTCTGATTCTTGAATCATCAATACTCGGGTTTCTCAGTGTATGTGCCGGTGGGTTGCTGGGTGCAGTCTTTGCATATTATTTTTACCTCCACCCGATGGTTTTTTCAGGCATGGAAGAACAGTTTAAACAGTATGGACTTGCTGCCTCCGCCATACCTACAGCTTTTGAGCCGGTGACGATTGTGCGTGATATGCTGATAATGTTTATTCTGTTATTGCTGTCCACGCTGTACCCGATTCTGAAAGTCAACAGGTATCAGCCAATTGAGGCCATCCATCATGTATAG
- a CDS encoding outer membrane lipoprotein-sorting protein gives MRFLRADHLHVKAIFFAGVVLLFAAECRAESVEDVIKKVVDNLNGKSAVMEISMTVKTRRTERTMKMESYSIGQKKSFIKVLYPGKDAGITFLKVDNSMWQYVPRIEKVIKIPASMMLQSWMGSDFSNDDLVKESSLYDDYNHSLISETDREYIVDLHPKPDAAVVWGKIRMSVSKEYYLPTKVLYFGEELNLVRELVYKDVQPYGDRFYPALWIMTPKSADKEGHETRISVSSAVFDSEVDEDYFTKRALKRFSK, from the coding sequence ATGCGATTTCTTAGGGCAGATCATCTGCATGTAAAAGCAATTTTTTTTGCAGGGGTCGTTTTGTTGTTTGCTGCTGAGTGCAGGGCAGAAAGTGTTGAGGATGTAATAAAGAAAGTGGTTGATAATCTTAACGGAAAGAGCGCGGTCATGGAGATCAGTATGACTGTAAAAACACGACGCACCGAGAGAACGATGAAGATGGAGAGCTATTCCATTGGTCAGAAAAAATCGTTTATCAAGGTATTGTATCCAGGAAAAGATGCTGGAATAACCTTTCTTAAGGTTGATAACAGTATGTGGCAATATGTGCCACGCATCGAGAAAGTAATAAAAATTCCCGCATCCATGATGCTGCAAAGCTGGATGGGGAGTGATTTCAGCAATGACGATCTGGTGAAGGAAAGTTCTTTATATGATGACTACAACCACTCACTGATCTCGGAGACTGACAGGGAATATATTGTGGATCTGCACCCAAAACCTGATGCTGCTGTGGTGTGGGGGAAAATTCGTATGTCAGTTTCCAAGGAATATTACCTCCCGACGAAGGTTCTTTATTTTGGTGAGGAGTTAAATCTTGTTCGGGAACTTGTATATAAAGACGTGCAACCCTATGGAGACCGTTTTTATCCGGCACTCTGGATTATGACACCGAAAAGTGCTGATAAAGAGGGCCACGAAACCCGCATCAGCGTCTCCAGTGCTGTGTTCGACAGTGAGGTTGATGAGGACTATTTCACTAAGCGTGCCTTAAAACGATTCTCAAAATAA